In a single window of the Magnolia sinica isolate HGM2019 chromosome 7, MsV1, whole genome shotgun sequence genome:
- the LOC131250564 gene encoding uncharacterized protein LOC131250564 — translation MTFTEDNVHGIQHLHDDALVVTMTIANHKVYRILVDTGSSADVIYSEAFERMRIPRSRLRPVKTLLHGFTGERIISEGAISLPVILFGLKNARATYQRLVNQMFAKQIVYTMEVYIDDMLVKSIKASDHLVDLGETFVILREYQMKLNPVRELVRVLSCGELGLNNLKT, via the exons ATGACCTTCACGGAAGACAATGTGCATGGAATCCAGCATCTGCACGATGACGCCCTAGTGGttactatgaccatagccaaccacaagGTGTACCGCATCTTAGTCGACACCGGAAGCTCAGCCGATGTGATCTACTCCGAGGCTTTTGAAAGAATGAGAATTCCAAGGTCACGCCTTAGACCTGTGAAGACCCTCCTACACGGCTTTACTGGAGAAAGGATAATCTCCGAGGGAGCTATTTCCCTCCCT GTCATACTGTTTGGCCTGAAGAATGCTAGGGCCACATATCAGAGGCTGGTGAATCAAATGTTCGCCAAGCAGATCGTGTATACTATGGAAGTGTACATCGATGACATGCTTGTGAAGAGCATCAAGGCGTCCGATCACTTGGTAGACCTTGGAGAAACATTTGTCATCCTCCGAGAATATCAGATGAAGTTGAATCCCGTGAG AGAGCTTGTGAGGGTCCTCTCATGTGGGGAATTGGGTTTGAATAATTTGAAGACATAG